A stretch of Blautia liquoris DNA encodes these proteins:
- the rpoD gene encoding RNA polymerase sigma factor RpoD, giving the protein MEFEKEKFLEKMKGLEDLAKKKKNVLEYEEINDYFKDMPLDAEQMDKVFDYLDAKSIDVLRISDNGSDSDDDILLLSDDDDEGKEDDVDMEKIDLSVPEGVSIEDPVRMYLKEIGKVPLLSADEEISLAKKMEQGDEAAKKRLAEANLRLVVSIAKRYVGRGMLFLDLIQEGNLGLIKAVEKFDYRKGYKFSTYATWWIRQAITRAIADQARTIRIPVHMVETINKLIRVSRQLLQELGREPTPEEIAEEMDMPVERVREILKISQEPVSLETPIGEEEDSHLGDFIQDDNVPIPADAAAFTMLKEQLEEVLDTLTDREQKVLRLRFGLDDGRARTLEEVGKEFNVTRERIRQIEAKALRKLRHPSRSRKLKDYLD; this is encoded by the coding sequence ATGGAATTCGAAAAAGAGAAATTCTTGGAAAAAATGAAAGGGCTTGAAGATCTGGCTAAAAAGAAGAAGAACGTTTTGGAATATGAGGAAATTAACGATTATTTCAAAGATATGCCTTTGGATGCCGAACAGATGGACAAAGTATTCGACTATCTGGATGCGAAAAGTATTGACGTACTGAGAATTTCCGATAACGGATCCGACAGCGATGATGATATCCTGCTTCTTTCCGACGATGACGATGAGGGGAAAGAGGACGATGTTGACATGGAAAAAATCGATCTCTCGGTTCCGGAAGGTGTCAGCATTGAAGACCCGGTGCGTATGTACTTAAAGGAGATTGGAAAAGTTCCGTTGCTGTCGGCGGATGAGGAGATTTCGCTTGCCAAGAAAATGGAACAGGGAGATGAAGCGGCAAAAAAACGCCTTGCTGAGGCAAATTTAAGGCTGGTGGTTTCTATTGCAAAGAGATACGTGGGAAGAGGAATGCTGTTTCTTGATCTTATCCAAGAAGGAAACCTCGGTCTGATTAAAGCTGTGGAAAAATTTGATTATCGCAAGGGATATAAGTTTTCCACATATGCAACGTGGTGGATTCGTCAGGCAATCACGAGGGCAATTGCCGATCAGGCCCGAACCATCAGAATTCCGGTTCATATGGTAGAGACAATTAATAAACTTATCCGAGTATCCAGACAGCTCCTTCAGGAACTGGGCAGGGAACCTACTCCTGAAGAAATTGCCGAAGAGATGGATATGCCGGTAGAGCGTGTCAGGGAGATATTGAAGATTTCTCAGGAGCCAGTCTCTCTTGAGACACCGATTGGCGAGGAGGAAGACAGTCATCTGGGCGACTTTATTCAGGACGATAACGTGCCGATACCTGCCGATGCGGCTGCATTTACCATGTTAAAAGAGCAGCTGGAAGAAGTTTTGGATACTTTGACCGACAGAGAGCAGAAAGTTCTTCGTCTGCGTTTCGGATTGGACGACGGACGTGCACGTACACTGGAAGAAGTCGGAAAAGAATTCAATGTGACGAGAGAACGTATTCGTCAGATCGAGGCAAAAGCACTGCGAAAACTGAGACATCCCAGCCGAAGCAGAAAACTGAAAGATTATCTGGATTGA
- a CDS encoding deoxyguanosinetriphosphate triphosphohydrolase — protein MNIRESFEEREFQELSPYASYSRNSRGRDVYETECDIRTVYQRDRDRILHSKAFRRLKDKTQVFLAPQGDHYRTRLTHTLEVSQTARTVAKALNLNEDLVEAIALGHDLGHTPFGHAGEDALNKVCPEGFAHYKQSIRVVEILEKEGQGLNLTWEVRDGILNHRTAGTPHTLEGQIVRLCDKMSYIHHDMDDAKRAGIISENDIPITIRVVLGETSRDRLNTMIHDIIINSMGKDSIRQSKEIAEAMRTLRQLMFDNVYNNSIAKKEDDKAKRMLTELYEYYSDHIIELPDEYQRLILAGEKEERVVCDYISGMTDQYSMHKFEELFVPKAWAVY, from the coding sequence ATGAATATACGAGAAAGCTTTGAAGAACGCGAATTTCAGGAACTAAGCCCCTACGCATCCTACAGCAGGAATTCAAGAGGACGTGATGTATACGAGACGGAGTGCGACATTCGTACAGTTTATCAAAGAGACAGAGATCGGATTCTGCACTCGAAAGCATTTCGAAGGCTGAAAGATAAAACACAGGTGTTTCTTGCCCCGCAGGGGGATCATTACAGAACAAGGCTTACACATACTCTGGAAGTCTCACAGACGGCCAGGACAGTGGCAAAAGCCCTGAATCTGAACGAAGATCTCGTTGAGGCAATTGCACTGGGACATGATCTGGGACATACGCCATTTGGACATGCAGGGGAGGATGCACTTAATAAAGTATGTCCGGAAGGATTTGCTCATTACAAACAGAGTATTCGGGTAGTAGAGATCCTCGAAAAGGAAGGGCAGGGGCTGAATCTGACATGGGAGGTCAGAGACGGCATATTAAACCACCGGACAGCTGGCACACCACATACGCTGGAGGGACAGATTGTACGTCTTTGTGATAAGATGTCCTATATCCATCACGATATGGACGATGCCAAAAGGGCCGGGATTATCTCTGAGAATGATATTCCGATTACAATCCGTGTGGTGCTGGGTGAGACAAGCAGAGACCGCTTGAATACGATGATTCATGATATTATTATCAATAGTATGGGGAAAGATTCAATTCGGCAGTCGAAAGAAATTGCTGAGGCTATGCGCACGCTGAGACAATTGATGTTTGACAACGTATACAATAATTCTATAGCGAAAAAAGAAGATGATAAAGCAAAAAGAATGCTGACAGAGCTTTATGAATATTATAGTGATCATATCATCGAGCTGCCGGATGAATACCAGAGACTGATTCTCGCAGGAGAAAAAGAAGAGCGTGTGGTATGTGACTACATCTCAGGGATGACAGATCAGTATTCGATGCACAAGTTTGAAGAATTGTTTGTTCCCAAAGCATGGGCGGTCTATTGA
- the rseP gene encoding RIP metalloprotease RseP translates to MIINIIIAVLIFSIVVIIHEMGHFLLAKANHITVTEFSVGMGPTLLSTVKNDTKYSLKLLPFGGSCMMLGEDDNSEAEGAFNSKSVWARMSVIIAGPLFNMILAFFLSIIIISFVGSDPPRITEVEAGSPAAETGLKEGDLITRYEGSRISIGRDLYTKVNLDGIPSDNITLSYKRDGKTHDVTYVPDSEEKYMLGFTHESGENKAEVISLMPGYPLAKAGVQVGDIILELNHTVINSNQDLEDYMSSHPFSDDSVDITYQHKDRIHDATVTPRLTKNAALGFVFNLGREKQPPLLILKYSVKEIGYWIKTTVKSLAMLITGKFTVNDLSGPVGVVDEIGKTINSSRADGGFYVIMNLLNFMILLSANLGVMNLIPFPALDGGRLLFLIIEAIRGKGIKQEVEGMINFAGLMLLMALMVFVMFNDIRKIF, encoded by the coding sequence TTGATTATTAACATTATTATTGCAGTACTTATTTTCAGCATTGTGGTGATTATACATGAGATGGGTCACTTTTTGCTGGCTAAGGCTAATCACATCACTGTGACCGAATTTTCCGTCGGTATGGGACCGACACTTCTCTCAACAGTTAAGAATGACACTAAATATTCTCTGAAACTACTTCCTTTCGGAGGTTCCTGCATGATGCTCGGGGAGGATGATAATTCTGAAGCAGAAGGTGCTTTTAACAGCAAATCGGTCTGGGCGCGTATGTCGGTTATTATTGCAGGACCTCTTTTTAACATGATTCTGGCTTTCTTTCTGTCGATTATCATCATAAGCTTTGTCGGATCTGATCCCCCCAGAATTACAGAAGTAGAAGCGGGATCACCGGCTGCCGAGACAGGTCTCAAAGAGGGCGATCTAATCACCAGATATGAGGGAAGCAGAATCTCTATAGGAAGAGACTTATATACGAAGGTTAATCTGGACGGAATTCCATCGGACAACATCACATTGAGCTATAAACGTGATGGGAAGACTCATGATGTCACCTATGTCCCGGACTCAGAAGAGAAATATATGCTTGGATTCACCCATGAATCCGGGGAAAATAAAGCGGAAGTGATTTCTCTTATGCCGGGCTATCCTCTGGCAAAAGCCGGAGTACAGGTAGGAGATATCATATTGGAACTAAACCATACGGTGATAAACAGCAATCAAGATCTGGAAGATTATATGAGCAGTCACCCGTTTTCGGATGATTCTGTGGACATCACATATCAGCATAAGGATCGAATTCACGATGCCACAGTCACACCCAGGCTCACCAAAAATGCAGCACTTGGATTTGTATTTAATCTTGGAAGAGAAAAACAGCCTCCGCTTTTGATCTTAAAGTACAGTGTTAAAGAGATTGGCTATTGGATCAAGACTACAGTGAAAAGTCTTGCAATGCTCATTACAGGTAAGTTTACCGTCAATGACCTGAGCGGACCAGTTGGGGTGGTAGATGAGATTGGAAAGACAATCAACAGCTCCAGGGCTGATGGAGGCTTTTATGTGATCATGAACCTTTTAAACTTTATGATATTACTGTCCGCCAATCTGGGAGTGATGAATCTGATTCCGTTTCCAGCTCTGGACGGCGGAAGACTTCTGTTCCTGATCATAGAGGCGATTCGAGGCAAGGGAATCAAACAGGAAGTAGAAGGGATGATTAACTTTGCAGGACTGATGCTTCTGATGGCGCTGATGGTATTTGTCATGTTCAACGATATAAGAAAAATTTTCTGA
- a CDS encoding nucleoside kinase yields MDQRMYQATIRGETKTFPEGTTYGDIVKEYDKGRDLPTLLVFANGILRELHKPLEEDCTLEPVGLKDSIGHETYRRSMTLLLLKAIYHIGGSQNIEKVILHFSVGSGFYFTMKGDVVLNDDFLSKVKAYMQELIDRKIPIIKRNVSTLNARELFAKHGMHDKEKLFRYRRSSGVNIYSIEDFEDYFYGFMVWHTGYLRYFDLCLYDEGFVLQMPRRDNPTEIPNFETSPKIFMIQKESEHWGQKLGIDTVGDLNESISKGNVKELILVSEALQEARISKIADQIAKKRHVKFVMIAGPTSSGKTTFSHRLSIQLSVHGLKPHPISMDDFYVNRLDTPKDKNGEYDFESIEAIDIPLFTEKMQALLDGEKVEMPHFNFVTGEREYHGDVISLGENDILVLEGIHGLNDKTSHMLPAESKFKIYISALTQLNVDEHNRISTTDGRLIRRIVRDNRTRGISAQKTIAMWNSVKRGEVQNIFPYQEEADVMFNSALLYELAVLKLYAEPILFQIPENTPEYMEAKRLLKFLDYFVGVPGEDIPQNSILREFVGNSCFDV; encoded by the coding sequence ATGGATCAGAGGATGTATCAGGCGACGATCAGGGGAGAGACAAAAACCTTCCCTGAAGGAACCACTTATGGTGATATTGTAAAAGAATATGACAAGGGACGGGATCTTCCCACCCTTTTAGTTTTTGCAAATGGAATCTTAAGGGAACTGCACAAGCCTCTTGAGGAGGACTGTACTCTGGAACCTGTGGGATTAAAGGACAGCATTGGACACGAGACATACAGAAGGAGCATGACGCTTCTCCTTTTGAAAGCGATCTATCATATCGGAGGCTCTCAAAACATAGAAAAGGTGATTCTTCATTTTTCTGTCGGATCAGGTTTTTACTTTACAATGAAAGGTGATGTGGTATTAAATGATGACTTTCTTTCAAAGGTAAAGGCCTATATGCAGGAACTCATTGACCGCAAGATTCCAATCATAAAAAGAAATGTCAGTACTCTCAATGCAAGAGAACTTTTCGCAAAGCATGGTATGCATGACAAAGAGAAACTGTTCCGGTATCGGAGAAGTTCTGGGGTCAATATCTATAGTATTGAAGATTTCGAAGATTATTTTTATGGATTTATGGTATGGCATACAGGTTATCTGAGATATTTTGATCTTTGCCTCTATGATGAAGGTTTTGTACTTCAGATGCCAAGAAGAGACAATCCAACAGAAATTCCAAATTTTGAAACCTCTCCCAAAATCTTTATGATTCAAAAGGAGTCTGAACACTGGGGACAAAAACTTGGCATTGATACGGTTGGTGATTTAAATGAATCCATCAGTAAGGGAAATGTGAAAGAACTCATCCTTGTGTCAGAGGCACTGCAAGAGGCAAGAATATCAAAGATCGCAGATCAGATTGCAAAAAAACGGCATGTAAAGTTTGTGATGATTGCAGGGCCGACTTCTTCCGGGAAGACGACATTTTCCCACAGGCTGTCTATTCAACTTTCCGTTCACGGACTGAAACCGCATCCGATTTCCATGGATGATTTTTATGTCAATCGTTTGGATACGCCCAAAGATAAGAATGGCGAGTATGATTTTGAGAGTATTGAAGCGATTGATATCCCTCTTTTTACGGAAAAGATGCAGGCCTTGCTGGATGGTGAGAAAGTGGAGATGCCACACTTTAATTTTGTCACAGGAGAGCGGGAATATCATGGAGATGTTATCTCGCTTGGTGAAAATGATATACTTGTATTGGAAGGTATTCATGGACTGAATGATAAGACCAGCCATATGCTTCCGGCCGAGAGTAAATTTAAGATCTATATCAGTGCACTGACACAGCTCAATGTCGACGAACATAATAGAATTTCGACAACGGACGGAAGACTGATCAGACGTATTGTCAGGGATAACCGCACCAGAGGAATCAGCGCTCAGAAAACAATCGCTATGTGGAATTCCGTAAAAAGAGGAGAGGTACAAAACATCTTTCCCTATCAGGAGGAGGCGGATGTCATGTTCAATTCGGCACTTTTATATGAACTGGCAGTTCTGAAACTCTATGCAGAACCTATCCTTTTCCAGATTCCGGAGAACACCCCGGAATACATGGAGGCAAAGAGACTTTTGAAATTTTTAGACTATTTTGTCGGAGTTCCGGGTGAAGATATTCCGCAGAATTCCATATTGCGGGAGTTTGTCGGAAACAGCTGTTTTGACGTGTAA
- a CDS encoding phosphatidate cytidylyltransferase, giving the protein MFTTRLMSGIVLVLIALLTIGTGGTILFATLLIVSLIGAYELLKALKVQDEKLNTLSAASYIGIILYYAAVVLPDVRIGHMHINNLDLPGMALISSLMLVMCVYVFTFPRYHANQVTGALFAVIYVGVMLSYIYQTRMIEGGKYHVWLIFLCSWGADTCAYCVGILFGKHKMAPALSPKKSIEGAVGGVCGAALLGFLFQLATYGLSYQYAIICAVGAVISMVGDLGASAIKRNMGIKDYGTLIPGHGGIMDRFDSVIFTAPVIYYLSSFLIG; this is encoded by the coding sequence ATGTTCACAACAAGACTGATGAGCGGAATCGTATTAGTTTTAATTGCTCTTTTAACCATTGGGACAGGAGGAACCATCCTTTTTGCAACTCTTTTGATCGTCTCTTTGATTGGTGCATATGAACTTCTTAAGGCTTTAAAAGTTCAGGATGAAAAGCTCAATACCCTTTCCGCGGCAAGTTACATTGGTATTATCCTGTATTATGCAGCTGTGGTACTTCCAGATGTGAGAATCGGACATATGCACATCAATAACCTGGATCTGCCCGGTATGGCACTCATCTCATCACTCATGCTGGTCATGTGTGTCTATGTCTTCACCTTTCCCAGGTATCATGCGAACCAAGTGACTGGGGCTCTTTTTGCAGTTATATATGTTGGTGTTATGCTTTCTTATATTTATCAGACCAGGATGATTGAAGGCGGCAAGTATCATGTATGGCTGATATTCTTGTGTTCATGGGGTGCTGACACTTGTGCCTACTGCGTGGGTATCCTTTTCGGAAAGCATAAGATGGCGCCCGCGCTCAGCCCGAAAAAATCGATAGAGGGAGCAGTTGGAGGGGTATGTGGAGCCGCACTTCTCGGATTTTTGTTCCAGCTGGCGACATATGGTTTATCTTACCAATATGCCATCATCTGTGCAGTCGGAGCAGTGATTTCTATGGTTGGAGATCTCGGAGCGTCTGCGATTAAGCGAAATATGGGGATTAAAGATTATGGTACCCTGATACCTGGTCATGGCGGGATCATGGATCGTTTTGACAGCGTTATCTTCACGGCACCTGTCATATACTACCTCTCGTCTTTTCTGATAGGTTAA
- a CDS encoding peptidoglycan-binding protein: protein MKKMDTNQVDNGKLQVQVSSLPQNHPIDQASVSISYTGDPQNILEELTTDNNGRTPVVELPAPPIDYSMAPNENQPYSEYTIKVNASGHEPVEISGCQLLPDSTAIQPVQLNPETPENPFMDIAIAAHTLYYEYPPKIPEDEIKPVDETGEIVLSRVVIPEFVVVHDGAPGDPTAANYYERYRDYIKNVASSEIYATWPDATIRANILAIMSFTLNRVYTEWYRNKGNDFTITSSTAYDHKWIHGRNYFDSISQIVDEMFSNYLSRPNVRQPILTQYCDGNRVTCPNWMAQWGSKYLGDQGYSTIQILRNYYGQDMYINTAEEVSGVPASWPGYNLDIGASGPKVSQIQDQLNAIAAVYSSIPTTNQDGTFTENTQHTVQAFQSLFGLPASGIIDYPTWYKIQDIYVAVTRIAELT from the coding sequence ATGAAAAAGATGGATACAAACCAGGTGGATAATGGGAAACTTCAGGTACAAGTAAGCAGCCTTCCTCAAAATCATCCGATAGATCAGGCCAGTGTCAGCATATCCTATACCGGTGATCCCCAAAATATTCTGGAAGAACTCACCACAGACAATAATGGCCGTACACCTGTTGTTGAACTTCCTGCTCCGCCAATCGACTACAGCATGGCACCAAATGAAAATCAGCCATATTCAGAATATACGATTAAAGTAAATGCCAGCGGCCATGAGCCTGTTGAAATATCGGGATGTCAGCTGCTGCCGGATTCTACTGCCATTCAGCCAGTCCAATTAAATCCAGAAACTCCTGAAAATCCTTTCATGGACATAGCTATCGCAGCCCACACACTCTATTATGAATATCCGCCTAAAATCCCGGAGGATGAGATAAAACCGGTCGATGAGACAGGAGAAATTGTACTGAGCAGGGTCGTCATCCCGGAATTTGTCGTTGTTCATGACGGAGCACCCGGTGACCCCACCGCAGCGAACTATTACGAACGATACAGAGATTATATTAAAAATGTAGCCAGCAGTGAAATCTATGCCACCTGGCCGGATGCCACAATTCGAGCCAACATTCTGGCTATCATGTCATTCACATTGAACCGTGTATATACAGAGTGGTACCGCAACAAAGGAAACGATTTTACCATCACCTCCTCTACTGCCTATGATCACAAGTGGATTCACGGACGTAATTATTTCGACAGTATTTCCCAGATCGTCGATGAAATGTTCTCAAATTACCTGTCGCGGCCAAATGTCCGTCAGCCCATTCTCACACAGTATTGTGACGGAAACAGAGTAACCTGTCCAAACTGGATGGCTCAGTGGGGTTCTAAATATCTCGGGGATCAGGGCTACTCCACCATACAAATTCTTCGCAATTATTACGGGCAGGATATGTACATCAACACGGCAGAGGAGGTATCCGGTGTACCTGCTTCGTGGCCTGGTTATAATCTTGACATCGGTGCTTCCGGTCCAAAGGTATCTCAGATTCAGGATCAGCTGAATGCCATTGCCGCTGTCTACTCCAGCATACCCACCACAAATCAGGATGGCACTTTCACCGAAAATACTCAGCATACCGTTCAGGCTTTCCAGTCCTTGTTTGGTCTGCCCGCATCAGGTATCATCGACTATCCTACATGGTATAAGATTCAGGATATCTATGTAGCAGTTACCCGAATCGCAGAATTGACTTAA
- a CDS encoding tRNA (adenine(22)-N(1))-methyltransferase translates to MMAVQLSKRLAAAACMVTKGNRVVDVGCDHGYLPISLVREGRVPSAIAMDVNQGPLLRAQANIMRYDLSDYIETRLSDGVSSLALNEGDTLVIAGMGGPLMEKILDRGEDVLGSFQEFVLEPQSELRHFRLFLTTHGYGIISENMVLDGGKFYPVIKAVHKEMEPLKPEELEYGPCLLRDRNPVLYEYLCREKESTRKLISLLSKSHSATALTRRRELEQKMNLIDIANSYYDYG, encoded by the coding sequence ATGATGGCAGTACAGTTGTCAAAAAGGCTTGCGGCGGCTGCCTGTATGGTCACAAAGGGAAACCGGGTCGTGGATGTCGGCTGTGATCATGGCTATCTTCCGATCAGTCTTGTGAGGGAGGGAAGAGTTCCCAGTGCGATAGCGATGGATGTAAATCAAGGGCCGCTTTTGCGGGCACAGGCGAATATCATGCGGTATGATCTTTCAGACTACATAGAGACTCGTCTGTCAGACGGGGTTTCTTCACTTGCTTTGAATGAAGGAGATACTCTTGTGATTGCGGGCATGGGCGGACCTTTGATGGAAAAAATTCTCGATCGTGGGGAAGATGTGCTTGGCAGCTTTCAGGAGTTTGTTCTGGAGCCACAGTCGGAGTTGAGACATTTTCGATTATTTCTCACGACACATGGATATGGAATTATTTCTGAGAATATGGTATTGGATGGAGGAAAGTTTTATCCAGTCATAAAGGCGGTTCATAAAGAGATGGAGCCGCTAAAACCGGAAGAACTTGAATATGGGCCCTGCCTTTTAAGAGATCGAAACCCTGTTTTATATGAATATCTGTGCCGGGAAAAGGAGAGTACGCGAAAGCTGATATCCTTGCTGAGCAAAAGTCATAGCGCTACAGCACTTACCCGAAGAAGGGAACTGGAACAGAAGATGAATCTTATAGACATCGCAAATAGTTACTACGATTATGGATGA
- a CDS encoding 1-deoxy-D-xylulose-5-phosphate reductoisomerase, translated as MKKIAILGSTGSIGTQTLEVVRENTDIEVLAVSARSNIRKLEEQVREFSPKLAAVWDENHACELKRAISDTNTKVVYGMDGLLELASISEADMIVTAVVGMIGILPTIEAVKAGKDIALANKETLVTAGHIIIPLARKHKVQILPVDSEHSAIFQCINGEDKKTIEKLLITASGGPFRGKKTEELKNVCVEDALRHPTWSMGNKITIDSATLVNKGLEVMEASWLFDVDIDQIQVVVQPSSTIHSMVQFQDGAVMAQLGTPDMKIPIQYAIYYPNRRYASGRRLDFTTLTQIDFEVPDTGTFRGLPLAFRAAKEGGSMPTVFNAANERAVAMFLGHRVGFLDIYNIIEGAMDHHQVLDNPTVDEILSAEAETYDWIESRWSI; from the coding sequence ATGAAGAAAATAGCGATATTAGGTTCCACTGGTTCGATTGGAACTCAGACACTGGAGGTCGTGCGGGAGAATACGGATATAGAAGTGCTGGCTGTCAGTGCCCGCTCAAATATCAGAAAACTGGAGGAACAGGTGCGTGAATTTTCACCGAAACTTGCAGCAGTCTGGGATGAAAACCATGCTTGTGAATTAAAAAGAGCAATTTCGGATACTAATACTAAAGTGGTATATGGAATGGATGGCCTGCTAGAACTGGCATCCATCAGCGAGGCCGATATGATTGTCACAGCAGTGGTTGGCATGATTGGGATACTGCCGACGATTGAGGCAGTCAAAGCAGGAAAAGACATTGCTCTCGCAAACAAAGAGACTTTGGTTACAGCTGGACATATTATCATTCCGCTTGCCAGAAAACACAAGGTGCAGATCCTTCCAGTTGACAGTGAACATAGTGCAATCTTTCAATGCATAAACGGCGAGGATAAGAAGACAATTGAAAAGCTGTTAATCACTGCTTCCGGAGGTCCCTTCCGCGGGAAGAAGACAGAGGAATTGAAAAATGTCTGCGTGGAGGATGCGCTGAGACATCCGACATGGTCTATGGGAAATAAGATTACGATTGATTCAGCGACACTGGTGAATAAAGGACTGGAAGTGATGGAGGCCAGCTGGCTCTTTGATGTGGATATTGATCAGATCCAGGTTGTAGTGCAGCCGAGCAGTACCATCCATTCCATGGTCCAGTTTCAGGATGGTGCGGTTATGGCACAGCTTGGAACGCCGGACATGAAGATTCCCATACAATATGCCATATATTATCCGAATCGCCGCTATGCAAGTGGCAGGCGGCTTGACTTTACCACATTGACACAGATTGATTTTGAAGTTCCTGATACCGGGACATTTCGAGGGCTTCCGCTTGCCTTTCGTGCGGCAAAGGAAGGCGGTTCGATGCCCACCGTGTTCAATGCGGCAAATGAACGTGCTGTGGCAATGTTTTTAGGACACAGAGTTGGTTTTTTGGATATCTATAATATCATCGAGGGTGCGATGGACCATCATCAGGTGCTTGATAATCCTACTGTCGATGAAATCTTAAGTGCTGAAGCTGAAACTTACGACTGGATTGAAAGCAGGTGGAGTATTTGA
- the dnaG gene encoding DNA primase translates to MRYSDDLIEEIRLKNDIIDVIGGYVQLKRKGSSYFGLCPFHNEKTPSFSVSPSKQMYYCFGCGAGGNVFTFLMEYENFTFPEAVKSLAERAGVKLPDLEYSKEEKRKADQRSRLLQINKEAAKYYYVLLRDHKGCQGLEYLKKRGLSDETIQRFGLGYSDKFGGGLYKFLKQRGYPDEDLRESGLFNSDERHGMYDKFWNRVIFPIMDVNNKVIGFGGRVMGDGKPKYLNSPETKIFDKSRNLYGLNAARLSRKKNLIICEGYMDVISMHQAGFNHAVASLGTALTSPQASLLKRYTDEVLIIYDSDEAGTKAALRAIPLLKEVGLSTKVVNLKPHKDPDEFIKSEGSKAFEARLEKAENSFLFEVRMAERDYDMNDPQGKTDFLHYVAGRLLNFEDEIERNNYIESVARVYHIELATLSKLVGKLALKGAGIIKTKKPKSGIHSDREKESGTDKAQKLMLTWITSYPDIMEQITDYISPDDFTTDLYHKVAVMIFEQYHEGEINPARLLSRFDDSDETRKVTALFNAVIPLNSDAEKMQALSDVICNMKEHSINYRSSRLDPTDMQGLQEVMRDKKALEQWKENGIRLHISFD, encoded by the coding sequence ATGCGCTATTCGGATGACTTGATAGAAGAAATCCGTCTAAAGAATGATATTATTGATGTGATTGGCGGATATGTGCAGTTGAAGAGGAAGGGAAGCTCTTATTTTGGACTGTGCCCCTTTCACAACGAGAAGACACCGTCCTTTTCCGTAAGTCCGTCAAAGCAGATGTATTACTGTTTTGGATGCGGGGCCGGTGGAAATGTGTTCACATTTTTGATGGAATATGAGAACTTTACATTTCCGGAGGCAGTTAAATCTCTGGCTGAACGTGCTGGGGTGAAACTTCCCGATCTTGAATATTCGAAAGAGGAGAAGAGAAAAGCTGATCAGAGGTCAAGACTTCTGCAGATCAATAAAGAAGCGGCAAAGTACTATTATGTTCTGCTTCGAGATCACAAGGGATGTCAAGGACTTGAGTATCTAAAAAAGCGTGGACTTTCCGATGAGACAATACAAAGATTTGGTCTTGGCTATTCTGACAAATTCGGAGGAGGACTTTATAAATTTCTGAAACAGCGGGGATATCCGGATGAGGATCTTCGGGAATCGGGACTTTTTAATTCGGATGAAAGACACGGAATGTACGATAAATTCTGGAACCGTGTTATATTTCCGATTATGGATGTAAACAATAAAGTGATAGGTTTCGGAGGAAGAGTGATGGGTGATGGAAAGCCGAAATATCTGAACTCTCCTGAGACAAAGATTTTTGATAAAAGCAGGAACCTTTATGGACTGAATGCTGCAAGACTCTCCAGAAAGAAGAATCTTATTATCTGTGAAGGATATATGGATGTGATCTCCATGCACCAGGCTGGATTCAACCATGCAGTTGCGTCGCTTGGAACAGCCCTTACATCGCCCCAGGCAAGTCTTTTAAAACGCTATACCGATGAGGTTTTAATTATATATGACAGTGACGAGGCAGGCACGAAGGCAGCGCTGCGGGCAATCCCACTTTTAAAGGAGGTGGGGCTGTCTACGAAAGTTGTGAATCTGAAACCGCATAAAGATCCGGATGAATTTATAAAAAGTGAAGGCAGCAAAGCCTTCGAGGCACGCCTGGAGAAAGCTGAGAACAGTTTCTTATTTGAGGTGCGCATGGCAGAGCGTGATTATGATATGAATGATCCTCAGGGAAAGACGGATTTTCTTCATTACGTGGCAGGAAGATTACTGAACTTTGAGGATGAAATTGAACGCAATAACTATATTGAATCGGTTGCCAGGGTTTATCATATCGAACTTGCTACATTGTCGAAACTTGTTGGAAAACTTGCTCTGAAAGGGGCAGGAATTATTAAGACTAAGAAACCGAAATCTGGCATTCATTCAGATCGGGAAAAGGAGAGCGGAACGGATAAAGCTCAAAAGCTGATGCTGACCTGGATCACATCATATCCTGATATCATGGAACAGATTACGGATTACATATCCCCTGATGATTTTACGACCGATTTGTATCATAAAGTAGCTGTAATGATATTTGAACAGTATCACGAGGGTGAGATAAATCCGGCCAGACTGCTCAGCAGATTTGATGACAGTGATGAGACAAGAAAAGTTACGGCCTTGTTTAACGCCGTGATCCCTTTGAACTCTGATGCCGAGAAAATGCAGGCTTTAAGTGATGTGATATGTAACATGAAAGAGCACAGTATTAATTATCGCTCTTCCCGCTTAGATCCCACGGACATGCAGGGACTGCAGGAAGTGATGCGTGATAAAAAAGCACTTGAACAGTGGAAGGAAAACGGCATAAGGCTGCATATTTCCTTTGACTAA